A segment of the Bacillus pseudomycoides genome:
AACGATGCAACTGGCTGGACTTTTAATGACGTTCCCATTACAAGTAATACATCCGTTTCATATAAACGCTGAATTGCATTTTGATATTGTGGTAATGTATCACCATATAAAACGACATCCGGATTTAAAATAAAATTACATGTTTCACATCGTGGCAGTATATGATCGATCATATACTGCAAATCATATTTCGCTTTGCATTTTGGACAATGAGCTGTTTGGAGTGTACCATGTAAATCTATAACATGTTTACTACCGCCTAATTGATGTAAACCATCGATATTTTGTGTTAATACAGCGATATCTTTTCCTTCTTCTTCTAAGCCTGCTAAAAATTCATGCCCACGGTTCGGTTTATACTGATGAAACATGTTAATTTGAAATATTTCTTTATAATGTTTCCAAAACTCTTTTGGGTTACGGTTATAATAACCTCTCGATAAGTACATTTCTACTTTTGCATCTGCGTATAAACCATTCGCCGAGCGAAAATCCGGAATACCACTTTCAGTACTCGCACCAGCACCCGTTAATACCGTAATCTTATTTGCTTTTTCTATAATAGAACGAACTTCTTCATATTGCTGCATGACTCTCACCTCTATGTATATTTCTTCCTTTATTATACCAGTTGTCTATAGAAGGTGTTGTATATTTGCTTAATGTGTCATCCCGCCGCACTCTACAATATCATTTTCTACTTCTAATGCGACTTGTATTAACAATTCAATTCCTTTTGCAATAGTAGAAAGCGCCATACTCGGTTGTCCAGGATGACTACTTGCTTGTTCTGGTAAAAACGGAATATGTATAAATCCGCCACGAACTTCATTTTCGCTTTTTGCTAACATATGCATCAGCCCATAAAAGAGGTGATTACAAACAAATGTACCTGCCGTTTGCGAAACAGAAGCTGGAATCCCTTCTTCACGAAGTTTTTTCACAATTGCTTTCATCGGAAGGGTAGACCAGTACGCTACTGGTCCTTCTGCTACAACAGGTGCATCAACTGGTTGATTCCCTTCATTATCAGGAATCCTTGCATCATCCACATTAATTGCTACACGTTCCACCGTAATATCTGGGCGTCCTCCTGCTTGTCCTATACATATAACAAGCGCTGGTTCTATTTCCTCCATATAAGACTGTAACACTTGTAGTGATTTATGAAACACAGTCGGAACTTGCTTACTAATAATCTTGTAATCTCCAATCACTTGGCCATCAAGTCGCTTTGCAACTTCCCAGGCAGGATTCATTTCTTCTCCTCCAAACGGCTCAAATCCCGTCACCACCACTCTTTGCATCCTTCTCACTCCCTACTAAAATCGATATACAAGCCCATACATGATAAACATATTAATAACAAAAATAGTAATCGCAATTGGTGCTTGAGCCTTAATTACCGCGTTTTTATCTTTTAATTCTAATAGCATCGCTGGTACGATATTAAAATTCGCTGCCATTGGCGTTATCAATGTTCCGCAATACCCTGCAAACATTCCAAGTGCTGCCATAATCGCGGGGTTACCACCATGCATTTGAACGATAAGAGGTAAACCAATCCCACCTGTAATGACAGCAAAAGCAGCGAAGGCATTCCCCATTACAACCGTAAATAACATCATCCCTAAACAATATGCCATAACAGCGACAAATGGATATTCTGTTGGCAACACTTGTCCTACTAAATCTGAGACAACTTGACCAACACCAGACTTTGCAAAAATACCACCAAGCGCCGCTAGCATTTGTGGTAAAATAACGGCCCAGCCGACAGCTTGTAATAATCTGCTTCCCTCTTGTACAGGGGCTGTTATTTTTGCCTTTGTGATTCTCATCGCCTCTACAAATGCAAGCAATGCTCCAAGAGCTAATGCAATTAATGTGACCTTATCAGGATCAACGAGAGATATATTTCCAAACTTTAATTTCCCTAAAGTTAACGTGCCAATGATTGTAAAAATGGGAATTAAAATAGCGGGCATAAAAATTTTATTTCGCAATTTTTCTGCATGTTTCACTCGCTCTTCTGTAGGTGCTTCTTTTTCATTCGATTTCGTTACTTTATTTAATGATGCTAAAACGACCATCGCTAATACGATGCACCCTATATAAAAAGATGGGATGATATTTCCAAATAAAAATGTGATAGAAAATAATGCCCAAAATAAACTAGAACCAAAGCGGTTTGGATGTTGACGATCCAAAGCGACACGGATCGCCACAAAGGCAACAATAATACCTAATAAATAATAGATTGTATCGAGTGTAATAATATTCATCCTATATCGCCTCCTTTTGTTGACTTTCTTCTTTTTTCATCGTTTTTTCAATATACTTATCGAACTGTTTAAAACGAATCCAACTTACAATAAAAGCTGAAATTGCCGTAGGAATTCCCCAAAGCGCCATATCCCACACACCAACATGCATTCCTACAGAATCAAAAAATCCTTTCATTAATAGAATTGCTCCTGTTGCTATAAAAATATCTTCACCAAAAAACCATGCTGTATTTTCAGCTGCCGCTGCATTCGCTTTAATCTTTTCTTTCAGTTTTTCCGGAAGTTTCCCGTAACGGCCTTGTGCCGCTCCTTCTGCCATAGGTGCAACGAGAGGTCTTACTGTTTGTGCATGTCCACCAATGTTAAGCCCTACCGCTGCTGATCCTTCGCGAATCGCAAAATATGACATGAGTACTCTTCCTGTTGTAGCTCCTTTCGATTTCGTTATTAACGCTTCCGCTCTTTCTTTCAGTCCATACCGTTCTAATATTCCAATAACAGGAAGTGTTAATAAAATTGGCATCGACATATATCTGTTTTCGATGAAAAACTTTCCAAACATACTAATCACATCATAAAAACTCATCCCTGAAATCATACCCGTTGCAATTCCTGCAACCATAACAACTAATAACGTGTTCAGACGAAATAAAAAGCCAATCGCTACAAGCAATATTCCAATTAACTTCAACATCTATGTATCTCTCCCTTATTTTATTTTGGTGCACAAACAGAAACATTTTCATTTTTCAATATTCTGTATATTTTTTCTGCAAATTGCACAGCTCTCTCTCCATCACCATGTATACAAATTGTTTGTGCATGTATGGAGACATGATTCCCGTCAACAGCTTGTACATTCCCCTCTTGCACCATTTGCAACACTTGCTTAATTGCTATATCTTCATTTTTTATGAGGGCATTTTCTTCTGTTCGGCTTGTTAACGTTCCATCTGGCTGGTACGTACGATCTGCAAATGCCTCCTGCACAAGCTCCAGTTCATATTTTTTGGCTGCTTGTATAAATTTGCTATTCGCTAATCCATATAAGAATAACTCTGGATTTATATCGTAGATTGCTTTTGCAATTGCGTCCGCAATCTCTTGATCAGTAGCTGCCATATTATAAAGTGCACCGTGCGGTTTAACATGATGCATCCTCGCTCCTGCTGCTCTTATAAATCCATCTAATGCTCCGATTTGATATAAAACATAATCATATACTTCCTCTGGTGAAACACGCATCACTCTTCTCCCAAATCCAATTAAATCCGGGAAACCTGGATGCGCACCTATTTCCACATCATTTTCCAGCGCTTTTTCAACTGTTTGACGCATAACTGTTGGATCGCCAGCATGAAAACCACATGCAATATTTACTGATGAAACAAATGGAAGGATTTTATCATCATTTCCTATCTTATACGCACCAAACCCTTCACCTAAATCACAATTTAAATCAACAGTAACCATATTCTATTCCTCCTCCTACTTTAAGCTTGTAAAGCGATGAGTTTCTTTAATTGATTCATATTTTGTTCTTGCTCTATGTAAAGCTTTGTCGCTTCTGTTATAGAAGTCTTCGCAAACGTGACGTAATCACCTGGTTTCAATTGCGCAAGAATAGGTAAATCAACTGATATGACATTACCAATTCGTGGATATCCACCTGTCGTTTGTCTATCTGCCATTAAAATAATAGGATGACCACCAGACGGAACTTGGATTGTTCCAAACGTCACTGCACTTGATAGAATCTCAGATTGTTCTATTCTCTTTAGTTCTTCACCTTCAAACCGATACCCCATACGATCTGCATAATTAGAAACTTTATATTCTTTTGTAAAAAAAGCTTCTAAACTCTCATTCTTAAACTGATCCCATTCAAAATCTGGAATGACTCGAACAGTCGGACTACGACTATATTTAGGTAAAACGTGATTACATATGCCCCAACGTGTTGCTACTCTTTCTTCATCCATCAATTTCTTTATCATATGGGTAGCAAATTTTGACGGTGCACCAATTTGAAAAAGATCTCCCTTTTTCAGAGCTCGCCCCTCTATTCCACCTAAACTCGCTCTTACATATGTACTTTTACTTCCCATACTACTTACAACATCAATTCCTCCTGCAAATGTCACATATGTTCTACACCCAAACTGTGCTTTTCCGAAGCAAAGCATACTACCTTCTTTCGCTAACACTGGTCGCCATAATGGAATTGGTTCCCCGTTTAACAGAGGTTCTATATTGGCACCACCAATTGCTAGCAATGCTGTTTTCTTTATAAGGAGCTTTGGTCCCATCATTGTAATTTCTAATCCTGCTTCATTTTCTTCATTGCCAACTAACATATTGATCATTCTTAATGCTATCTGGTCCATAGCACCACCAACAGGCACACCATATTGTTGATAGTGATACCTTCCTAAATCTTGAACCGTTGTAAACATCCCCGCATGTAAAACCTCGACATTCATTTCTTAGCTCCCTCCATAACCAGATACTCTTCCTCTGTTATTGGGATAAAACGTAAATACATTCCACTCTGCACATATGTAGGTGGCTCTTTAGTCGGTTGAAACAAAGAAACAGGTGTCCGTCCAATAATATTCCAGCCACCTGGTGTTTCTAATGGATATATCCCTGTTTGACTCCCGCCAATCCCAACCGAGCCAGGTGCTATTTGTAAACGTGGTGTTTGTTTTCTAGGTGTTTCTAGCTCTTTAGACATTCCACCCAAATACGGAAAACCCGGTGTAAATCCTAGCATATAAACAAAATAAGTTGCTTCACTGTGAAGGCGAATTACATCACTCTTGCATAAGTCATGATACGCCGCAACTTCTTCTAAATCAGGTCCATATTTTCCGCCATAACAAACCGGAATTGAAATGCAATCATATTGTTTTTGAGGTTTATTTTTATTATGACAAAGTAATCTTTTCATATATTCACATACAAAATCATAAGGTGCTACTTTTCTTTCACTTGTCTTCCATAACTTATATACATCATAATAAACCGTTAAAGAAGCAAAAGAAGGTACACACTCAATCATCCCATCAAACGGATTTCTCTTTAATAGAGCGCGTAAATTTTGCACATTTTCATATATATCCAAATCAATTTTCTCCCCAAACGTAACAACAACTGCTTGATCCCCTAACGCTGAAAATTTCATTATATACCTTCCTTTTCACCTATCCAGCCAAGTTCTTTTGAAATTTGGTGTGCCGTTTCTTTTACTTTTGTAATAAAGTTTAGAACTGCTGATTCATTGTACTCTACTTCTAGTCCTGAAATACTAATACCAGCTATTACACGACCATCACTTGCAAAAATAGGTGCTGCAATGGCAGCTGTATGATTCTCAAGTTCCGAATAACTGATTGTATACCCTTCTCTTTTCGCCTTACGTAACCGGCTTTGCAACTCTTCTTTATCCACTATCGTTCCATCCGCAAATCGTTGTAATTCCACACTCTCTATATACTGCATTTGATCGTCTTCTGAAAAATACGAAAGCAAAATACGCGGACATGCTCCTGCATATAAAGGAGCACGCCGTCCAATCTCTGTATATACTCTTACTGGTTGATCTCCATCCATCTTCTCAATATAAATTGCCTCATTTTCATCTCGAATAATTAAATTGACCGCTTGACCAAGAGAATCTCTAAGCTTTTCCATATACGGCTTTGCAATATTTCGTACCGACAATCGCTTTGAAACAAGTTGACCAAACCTTAAAAATATTAACCCAAGCCTATATGCTCCCTTTGTGGTCTTTTGTAAAAAACCCATTTCTTCAAGCGAGCCAATTAAACGGTATACGGACGTTTTTGGCATGCCTGTATGTTGAACCATTTCCGTTAACGTTAGCTCTTCATGTTCATAAAATAGTTCTAAAATATCCATCGTCTTTACTGCCGTTTTATTTAAACTCATCTTAGCTCCCTTAAGTTCCGTAATTCGGAACACCAATTCCGTTTTTTGAAACAACATATAATTTTAAATTATAAAATATTCTTTCTTTTTAGACAATATTTTTTCTCAAATAAAAAAAAGCATTGAAAATAACATTAAGTAGTCCAATTTTCGTGGAGAAAAACTTTAAACAACATACAAATTGGTTTACTTTTTTCGTTGACCTAAGTATTTTCAAGGGTATTTACAAGTAGATGGATATAGTGGTTATCATCAAGTACCAGATGTCACCCTTGTGGGATGTTGGGCACATGCCAGACGGAAGTTTGATGAAGCCTTAAAGGCTTTACCTGATACACAGAAGGGGAAAAAAGTGAAGTAAACAAAAAAGTAACTCCAAAATCAACTTTTATTGTTTATTTTGGAGTTACTTTACGTTCACTTTTAGAATGTGATAAAAATTTTAAATGCTCACGCTACGCTGCGATAATTTTCTTGTTTTTCTTTTTTCTGATTAGGTGGTTGAATTAAAATAGCGATAATAAATGACACGACACACAATACGCCAATCACCATAAAAGTTGGTTTAAATCCACCTAGAATTGCACCGATAAAGGAACCTGCGAGCGCTCCAAAACCAAAGCCTTGATACACGATTCCGTAGTTTTTACTATGATTTATTAGACCAAAGAAATCACCAACAATAGCTGGGAAAATAGTGATATTTCCACCAAAACAAAAAGCAACGCTTGCTACACAGACGAAATAAATGCCATAATTTAAATCCACAAAACTGAGAACAAAGACAGACGTAGCTATAACGACAAACGTTGAGGTAACAATTTTTAAACGGCCGATTTTATCTGACAACGGTCCCAAAATGATTCGGCCAAGCGTATTAAAGATCGCAACCATAGCGACAGCATTAGCTGCTGTTGCTGCGCTAAGCCCTACAAGTTGAACACCGATATCTTTTACCATGCCAATTAAGTATAAGCCACTCATACATGATGTAAATAACATAATAAATAACAGATAAACTTCTTTTGTGCGTATCATTTCTCTTGTTGTATAGTCATGACTTTTTGTTTCATGAACTGTATCTTGTTCAGCGGCCTTATGGATAAAACAAGCGCCTATCACTATCATAACTGCAACAATTAAGCCCCAATATAAAAACGCTTGTGATACACCAACTGAATCAATGAACTTAGTGTTAATGTATTTAAAAATTAGGCTACCCATGCCATATGCGGAGACAGATATACCAGCAATTAAACCTTTACGCTCTGGAAACCACTTTATTAAATTGGATAGTGTGGTAATATATGCTGTACCATCTGCGTAACCTACAACAACTCCTGCTAGTACATAAAGCATTAGTAATGAGGAAACTTGTGAACTAAGCATCAAGCCAATTCCTAAGGCTAATCCCGCTATCATAATGAGTTTACGAAGTCCCCATTTCTCTTGTAATTTACTCGCAAACATAGTTGAAAATGCTAAAGAAAGGCTAGTGATTGAGAAGGTTATAGCAACAGTGTTAAGACTCCAGCCGTATTTACTCACTAAAGGCTGATTGAATAAGCTCCATGTATATATCGTTCCAAGTCCCATTTGTACTATGACTGTACCGAGGACAACAAGCCATGGATTAACAGATGATTGTTTCATACCATCCCTTCCTCTCTTTTTATTTCGATTCTATTCAATAATCGTCTATCGACGTTTTTTATAACCACAATACAACATGTTAGAAAATTGTATACTTTTTTTGTACTCATTTTCGCCACCTCTTTCGATTTAATAGCTTTATTGTATAGGATATAAGTGGTCGTGTAA
Coding sequences within it:
- a CDS encoding NAD-dependent protein deacylase, which translates into the protein MQQYEEVRSIIEKANKITVLTGAGASTESGIPDFRSANGLYADAKVEMYLSRGYYNRNPKEFWKHYKEIFQINMFHQYKPNRGHEFLAGLEEEGKDIAVLTQNIDGLHQLGGSKHVIDLHGTLQTAHCPKCKAKYDLQYMIDHILPRCETCNFILNPDVVLYGDTLPQYQNAIQRLYETDVLLVMGTSLKVQPVASFPQIAKREVGATTILVNEELTGQEDYFDYVFQQKIGQFIDCLK
- the pcp gene encoding pyroglutamyl-peptidase I is translated as MQRVVVTGFEPFGGEEMNPAWEVAKRLDGQVIGDYKIISKQVPTVFHKSLQVLQSYMEEIEPALVICIGQAGGRPDITVERVAINVDDARIPDNEGNQPVDAPVVAEGPVAYWSTLPMKAIVKKLREEGIPASVSQTAGTFVCNHLFYGLMHMLAKSENEVRGGFIHIPFLPEQASSHPGQPSMALSTIAKGIELLIQVALEVENDIVECGGMTH
- a CDS encoding DUF979 domain-containing protein, with amino-acid sequence MNIITLDTIYYLLGIIVAFVAIRVALDRQHPNRFGSSLFWALFSITFLFGNIIPSFYIGCIVLAMVVLASLNKVTKSNEKEAPTEERVKHAEKLRNKIFMPAILIPIFTIIGTLTLGKLKFGNISLVDPDKVTLIALALGALLAFVEAMRITKAKITAPVQEGSRLLQAVGWAVILPQMLAALGGIFAKSGVGQVVSDLVGQVLPTEYPFVAVMAYCLGMMLFTVVMGNAFAAFAVITGGIGLPLIVQMHGGNPAIMAALGMFAGYCGTLITPMAANFNIVPAMLLELKDKNAVIKAQAPIAITIFVINMFIMYGLVYRF
- a CDS encoding DUF969 domain-containing protein, with amino-acid sequence MLKLIGILLVAIGFLFRLNTLLVVMVAGIATGMISGMSFYDVISMFGKFFIENRYMSMPILLTLPVIGILERYGLKERAEALITKSKGATTGRVLMSYFAIREGSAAVGLNIGGHAQTVRPLVAPMAEGAAQGRYGKLPEKLKEKIKANAAAAENTAWFFGEDIFIATGAILLMKGFFDSVGMHVGVWDMALWGIPTAISAFIVSWIRFKQFDKYIEKTMKKEESQQKEAI
- the pxpA gene encoding 5-oxoprolinase subunit PxpA, which gives rise to MVTVDLNCDLGEGFGAYKIGNDDKILPFVSSVNIACGFHAGDPTVMRQTVEKALENDVEIGAHPGFPDLIGFGRRVMRVSPEEVYDYVLYQIGALDGFIRAAGARMHHVKPHGALYNMAATDQEIADAIAKAIYDINPELFLYGLANSKFIQAAKKYELELVQEAFADRTYQPDGTLTSRTEENALIKNEDIAIKQVLQMVQEGNVQAVDGNHVSIHAQTICIHGDGERAVQFAEKIYRILKNENVSVCAPK
- a CDS encoding biotin-dependent carboxyltransferase family protein; translation: MNVEVLHAGMFTTVQDLGRYHYQQYGVPVGGAMDQIALRMINMLVGNEENEAGLEITMMGPKLLIKKTALLAIGGANIEPLLNGEPIPLWRPVLAKEGSMLCFGKAQFGCRTYVTFAGGIDVVSSMGSKSTYVRASLGGIEGRALKKGDLFQIGAPSKFATHMIKKLMDEERVATRWGICNHVLPKYSRSPTVRVIPDFEWDQFKNESLEAFFTKEYKVSNYADRMGYRFEGEELKRIEQSEILSSAVTFGTIQVPSGGHPIILMADRQTTGGYPRIGNVISVDLPILAQLKPGDYVTFAKTSITEATKLYIEQEQNMNQLKKLIALQA
- the pxpB gene encoding 5-oxoprolinase subunit PxpB, giving the protein MKFSALGDQAVVVTFGEKIDLDIYENVQNLRALLKRNPFDGMIECVPSFASLTVYYDVYKLWKTSERKVAPYDFVCEYMKRLLCHNKNKPQKQYDCISIPVCYGGKYGPDLEEVAAYHDLCKSDVIRLHSEATYFVYMLGFTPGFPYLGGMSKELETPRKQTPRLQIAPGSVGIGGSQTGIYPLETPGGWNIIGRTPVSLFQPTKEPPTYVQSGMYLRFIPITEEEYLVMEGAKK
- a CDS encoding IclR family transcriptional regulator encodes the protein MSLNKTAVKTMDILELFYEHEELTLTEMVQHTGMPKTSVYRLIGSLEEMGFLQKTTKGAYRLGLIFLRFGQLVSKRLSVRNIAKPYMEKLRDSLGQAVNLIIRDENEAIYIEKMDGDQPVRVYTEIGRRAPLYAGACPRILLSYFSEDDQMQYIESVELQRFADGTIVDKEELQSRLRKAKREGYTISYSELENHTAAIAAPIFASDGRVIAGISISGLEVEYNESAVLNFITKVKETAHQISKELGWIGEKEGI
- a CDS encoding OFA family MFS transporter is translated as MKQSSVNPWLVVLGTVIVQMGLGTIYTWSLFNQPLVSKYGWSLNTVAITFSITSLSLAFSTMFASKLQEKWGLRKLIMIAGLALGIGLMLSSQVSSLLMLYVLAGVVVGYADGTAYITTLSNLIKWFPERKGLIAGISVSAYGMGSLIFKYINTKFIDSVGVSQAFLYWGLIVAVMIVIGACFIHKAAEQDTVHETKSHDYTTREMIRTKEVYLLFIMLFTSCMSGLYLIGMVKDIGVQLVGLSAATAANAVAMVAIFNTLGRIILGPLSDKIGRLKIVTSTFVVIATSVFVLSFVDLNYGIYFVCVASVAFCFGGNITIFPAIVGDFFGLINHSKNYGIVYQGFGFGALAGSFIGAILGGFKPTFMVIGVLCVVSFIIAILIQPPNQKKEKQENYRSVA